Within Anopheles ziemanni chromosome 2, idAnoZiCoDA_A2_x.2, whole genome shotgun sequence, the genomic segment GGCACAGACAAGGGGAAGCTATCTTCTGGATGTAAGGCAAAGACGAAAGGCGATGAAGCAATAGATGACCCTTACGAGTTCCTGCAGACTCtcttgaaaaacaacaacctcgTCAAGGAAGCCGTCCGCCGATTGCAGCACGGTCTATCGCCGAAGCAGAGATATTTCTACGAGAGCGACGAGGAATCGACACGGTCACCTATAGTAGTCATGTGTCAGCTAGAATCTTAAGTAGTATTAATAGTAGGAATAATCATAGGCAAAAGcgcttaaaaaaaacaaaaacgttagACTCGTTTAAATCAACACAAAAAGTAATCGCAAGTTACGGTAGACTTAACAACAGAATAATTTTTCAGCTGTTACACAAATCGTCATTCATTGTACTCTTAGAGGGTAAAAATAGGCGATTCTGTAGCCCATTCAATGTGTGGTGTTTTGAGCATGTTTTCTTCCTATGAGTGCTGCATCTGCAATGAAATTTTCTCTTGTCGAATGAGAGAAATGTGTCCAGTTTTATTTAGAGAATTAATTTTGTGTTCTCCTTTTTTGTATATTGGTCGATTCTTTTTTCCaaatatacaacatgtttgctagTATTGATTTGATATCAAAACTATCat encodes:
- the LOC131293661 gene encoding uncharacterized protein LOC131293661, encoding MPSKQTNDVLAVEELVHEIRENLRLKAKPSHQSSRSSRPSPYHIPCRSWSEPLCGNGTDKGKLSSGCKAKTKGDEAIDDPYEFLQTLLKNNNLVKEAVRRLQHGLSPKQRYFYESDEESTRSPIVVMCQLES